GTTTGCGCTTATTACTGGATTAAACTGTGTTGGTGTTGTAGAGGATTTCAAGTTTAACACAGAAGAACCTAACCGACTTATTGTTCAGTACTTTGGTGGTAATGAGATCATACGTAGATCTGATTTGTTCGATAGGTTCAATGGTAAAGTTTGGGTTGACAATGATGATGATGCGATTAAGTTTgcaatattatatttcattcatatgtTTGTGTATTCTGGCGAGAAGAGATCATTGCGAATTCCTAGAATTCATTTTGATTTGGTTGAAAGTGGTCGGTATATGCATTATCCTTGGGGCAGAAAAGCATTTGATTGGTTGCTACAGAGTATCAACAAGGTTTTGACTACTGATGGTCCATATTGTAGAATATGTGGTATGCCTGTTGTCCTTCAAATATGGATATACGAGTGCATGGGTAAGCGTCAGACGAATTTTGCACGGAAAATCAGTGATCGTATCCTCCGTATTCTAAACTGGCAAACAGTAGGAGCAAAACCCCGATTCAAAACCTTGATGAAAGACACATTCAATGATGGTAATAAAGAGGTATTGTATGTAATTCATGAATTTGTACCTTTGCAATTGTATTAATTcgatgtatatattttattatgttaattattctGTTTACTATCGTTTTCAGATTAAATGGAAGAATGTTGTCCCTTCTCTGATGGAAATTGCTGTTCTACAATTGCCTCCTGAAGGTCTTGAAAAATCAACTGAAGGTGTTCAAACAGAGCCACATCGTGATATTGATGAACAAGTACTTTCTGGACAGAATTCAGATGATGATTTTGTCAACCCACCTCCACCTTCAATGAAGGTtacaagtaaaagaaaaaaggggCAATCAGTATTACCTGCTAAAAGGGTACGGAAAAAGGAATCAAATATCACAGATCAAATGGAACGGAATGAACAGATCGATCCAGTAGCGAACCGGAATGTGAAAAAAGCTGCAATTAGAAAAGTTgtgcagaagaaaaaaaattgtgttctaAGAAGAAAATCACTCGCACTTGTGTGCCAACAAAGGATTCCCAAATACCATCTGTAAGTGTGTCTCATGAACAATTAATGAGGAATGAACTCTCTGAGTTACGAAAGGAGGTATATATTGTTTATACTTAtgttttttcaatatatttattcaaattattgCAATCTgtaaaatttaatcataatgTAACTGTTTCAGGTTAGAGAAGAGTTTAAAGACATACGGAAGttgataaatgataattttagtATCATTATGTCTACTTTGAAGGTTATACAATATgctaaatttttatgtttaaatttttttattctttttatttttttgaattctacgttgtaatttaatatttacaGGACAAAAAAAACAATGACAATGCTGGTCAAGGATCACAACCTTTTACAAGTCCAATTTTATCAGAAAATCAAAATCAGGTACACACAACTCAGTTTGAAAATAATAGTTTATTCTGTTTGTATTCTGTATACTGTAATATATATgtctaatattaatttttttcctatatttGTAAGTACATTATTTCTTTATCCATAGTGATTAAATGTATGTTGATTgtttttatatcaaatatattttcagGACAACACAAACAATCACAATCCTGCTCAAGGACGACAACATTTTACAAGTCCAGTTGCATCAGAAAATCAAAATCAGGTAGAGacatcttatttttaaaataaagattagtatttttgtattttgtttttcttactacgtttatgtttaatattaatttgtattttacatGTCGTTAATattgtatttcaatataaatattttttcatatatatgtttactaCTTTTGTAGCTACATGGATTGAATGGTCTTTTTGATGATAAGAAGTCGGAGTGTGATGAAAGCTCAAATGATGGCAGCGAGGAAGTTTTTCAAGTATGTTCATTATAAACTTTGtatttttagatggtttaaCGATGTTTTTTTATTCAATCTCCTTTTTTTAAAGGAtcattcaatttttgaaaattcaaatctGGGAGACATACCCGATATTGTTGGGGGTGCTGATAAACAAGTATGTTGGTTAACTCTGCATATTTATATAATGCAGTTGGGAATATTGTttataattaacatttttatatttttaaaggtTGATTGTGACAATTCCCCTGTGCGTAATCTGAACAATGTAGATGCTGGTTTTAGTTCGTCTAAATCAATAATCCCAAGTGTATGTTTTTCTACTTATCTAAACTAATTACTTTTGttcttattagtataatttgattttgaataaattttttttattaactacAGATACCTCAGCCATCATTTGTATTTGACAAACCCAAAAAAATACGGCCACTTGTTTTTGAAAGTCAACATGACTTTACAGATCAAGATGACAATGATGAAGAGGATCAGTTCATATTTCCT
The window above is part of the Solanum pennellii chromosome 5, SPENNV200 genome. Proteins encoded here:
- the LOC107019713 gene encoding uncharacterized protein LOC107019713: MTMLVKDHNLLQVQFYQKIKIRTTQTITILLKDDNILQVQLHQKIKISRSVMKAQMMAARKFFKYVHYKLCIFRWFNDVFLFNLLFLKDHSIFENSNLGDIPDIVGGADKQVDCDNSPVRNLNNVDAGFSSSKSIIPSPSFVFDKPKKIRPLVFESQHDFTDQDDNDEEDQFIFPTPIQSIVPLEGSPQSQFELDDSLMPSLSDIKSICATDNTINAEQSITMHIQTTSNDNSNIQKQASKDSQNKKSPVHTPLPAHRIRRLGPFNTSPYMTSFGSSAAIKT